The proteins below come from a single Serpentinimonas raichei genomic window:
- a CDS encoding HpcH/HpaI aldolase/citrate lyase family protein, whose amino-acid sequence MHPRDLLLGPQSGQRLLPLCDHYSGVPARMRKSLALQAEYSQRHGRCVFDVTLDCEDGAPVGGEAEHAALVNELLQGLDWAAAVPPRVGVRVHAVDHPAFEADVQTIVGQAGARLAYLMLPKVEGLADLQRAVQAVDAVGGAALPLHVLIESPQALHQAFELAAHGRVESISFGLMDFVSAHGGAIPVSAMGVQGQFSHPLVRRAKLEIASACHAHGKVPAHCVVTEIHDLPALRQAAHKAAHEFGYRRMWSIHPQQIEPILQAFAPPADEVELATAIILAAVQADWAPISHHGHLHDRASYRYHWQVLERAQQTGAALDAALARFFVPAPGGSRP is encoded by the coding sequence ATGCACCCGCGCGACCTGTTGTTGGGCCCCCAGTCCGGCCAGCGCTTGCTGCCGCTGTGCGACCATTACAGCGGCGTGCCGGCGCGCATGCGCAAAAGCCTGGCGCTGCAAGCCGAGTACAGCCAGCGCCACGGCCGCTGCGTGTTCGATGTCACGCTCGACTGCGAAGACGGCGCCCCCGTGGGCGGCGAGGCCGAACACGCGGCGCTGGTGAATGAGCTGCTGCAGGGGCTGGACTGGGCCGCTGCGGTGCCGCCACGCGTCGGGGTGAGGGTGCACGCCGTTGATCATCCGGCATTCGAGGCTGATGTGCAGACCATCGTCGGGCAGGCCGGGGCGCGGCTGGCGTATCTGATGCTGCCCAAGGTCGAGGGCTTGGCCGATTTGCAGCGCGCCGTGCAAGCAGTCGATGCCGTAGGGGGCGCAGCACTGCCCTTGCATGTGCTGATCGAATCGCCGCAGGCGCTGCACCAGGCTTTTGAGCTGGCGGCGCATGGGCGCGTGGAGTCGATCAGCTTTGGCCTGATGGACTTTGTGTCGGCGCACGGCGGGGCCATTCCGGTCTCGGCCATGGGGGTGCAGGGCCAGTTCAGCCACCCGCTGGTGCGGCGCGCCAAGCTCGAAATCGCCAGCGCCTGCCATGCCCACGGCAAGGTGCCCGCGCACTGTGTGGTCACCGAAATCCACGACCTGCCCGCACTGCGCCAAGCGGCGCACAAGGCGGCGCACGAGTTTGGCTACCGCCGCATGTGGAGCATCCACCCGCAGCAGATCGAGCCCATCTTGCAAGCCTTTGCTCCGCCCGCCGACGAGGTCGAGCTCGCCACCGCGATCATTCTGGCCGCGGTGCAAGCCGATTGGGCACCCATTTCGCATCATGGGCATCTGCACGACCGCGCCAGCTACCGCTACCATTGGCAGGTGCTGGAGCGCGCGCAGCAAACCGGGGCCGCGCTCGATGCGGCGCTGGCGCGTTTTTTTGTTCCTGCGCCTGGGGGCTCGCGCCCATGA
- a CDS encoding malate dehydrogenase, which yields MSKKPVRVAVTGAAGQIGYALLFRIASGEMLGKDQPVILQLLEIPDEKAQKALKGVMMELDDCAFPLLAGMEAHSDPMTAFKDTDYALLVGSRPRGPGMERAELLAINGAIFTAQGKALNAVASRNVKVLVVGNPANTNAYIAMKSAPDLPARNFTAMLRLDHNRALSQLAAKTGQPVASIKNLAVWGNHSPTMYADYRFATIDGASVKDMFNDHAWNKDVFLPTVGKRGAAIIEARGLSSAASAANAAIDHMRDWALGTGGAWVTMGVPSNGAYGIPKEVMFGYPVTCSGGDYQIVEGLPIDAFSQECINKTLAELQGEQDGVRHLL from the coding sequence ATGAGCAAGAAGCCCGTTCGCGTGGCCGTCACCGGTGCCGCTGGCCAGATTGGTTATGCCCTGCTGTTTCGCATCGCTTCCGGTGAAATGCTGGGCAAGGATCAGCCCGTGATCCTGCAACTGCTCGAAATCCCCGACGAAAAAGCCCAGAAAGCGCTCAAGGGCGTGATGATGGAGCTCGACGACTGCGCCTTCCCGCTGCTGGCTGGCATGGAAGCCCACAGCGACCCGATGACCGCCTTCAAAGACACCGACTACGCCTTGTTGGTCGGCTCGCGTCCGCGCGGCCCCGGCATGGAGCGGGCCGAGTTGCTGGCCATCAACGGCGCGATCTTCACCGCCCAGGGCAAGGCACTCAACGCCGTCGCCAGCCGCAACGTGAAGGTGCTGGTGGTGGGCAACCCGGCCAACACCAACGCCTACATCGCCATGAAATCTGCCCCCGACCTGCCGGCGCGCAACTTCACCGCCATGCTGCGGCTGGACCACAACCGCGCGCTGAGCCAGCTGGCGGCCAAAACCGGCCAGCCGGTGGCTTCGATCAAAAACCTGGCGGTCTGGGGCAACCACAGCCCGACCATGTACGCCGACTACCGCTTTGCCACCATAGACGGCGCCTCGGTCAAAGACATGTTCAACGACCACGCATGGAACAAAGACGTGTTCCTGCCCACCGTGGGCAAGCGCGGCGCGGCCATCATCGAAGCACGCGGCCTGTCGTCGGCGGCGTCGGCGGCCAACGCCGCCATCGACCACATGCGCGACTGGGCCTTGGGTACCGGCGGCGCGTGGGTGACGATGGGCGTGCCCTCGAACGGCGCATACGGCATCCCCAAAGAGGTGATGTTTGGCTACCCCGTGACCTGCTCGGGCGGCGACTACCAGATCGTCGAAGGGCTGCCGATTGACGCCTTCAGCCAAGAGTGCATCAACAAAACCCTGGCCGAGTTGCAGGGCGAGCAAGACGGGGTGCGGCACCTGCTGTAA
- a CDS encoding GntR family transcriptional regulator: MSTSLPAPAPANSPEPGTGLPLAPAFSPLYQQIKALLLHSLQNGEWKPGEPIPSEVELAARFRVSQGTVRKAIDELAADNLLLRRQGKGTFVATHAEQHVSYRFLRLHPDHGNPDADGPAERQILSCQRLRAPADVATALGLRSGDTAVQVLRVLAFQGRPTILEQIWLPGTPFKGLTLELLTQDQGPMYALFERQFGLSMVRAEEKIKAVAADPDAAERLAVATGTPLLSVERLAYTYQDTPMELRRGLYRTEHHHYRNQLS; encoded by the coding sequence ATGAGCACCTCCTTGCCCGCCCCCGCCCCCGCCAACAGCCCCGAACCAGGCACCGGGCTGCCGCTCGCGCCCGCCTTCAGCCCCTTGTACCAGCAAATCAAGGCGCTGTTGTTGCACAGCCTGCAAAACGGAGAATGGAAACCGGGCGAACCGATTCCGAGCGAGGTCGAACTGGCGGCGCGCTTTCGTGTCAGCCAGGGCACGGTGCGCAAAGCCATCGACGAACTGGCTGCCGACAACCTGCTGCTGCGCCGCCAAGGCAAGGGCACCTTCGTGGCCACGCACGCCGAGCAGCACGTCTCGTACCGCTTTCTGCGCCTGCACCCCGACCACGGCAACCCGGACGCCGACGGCCCGGCCGAGCGCCAGATCCTGTCGTGCCAGCGCCTGCGCGCCCCGGCCGACGTCGCCACGGCGCTGGGCTTGCGCTCGGGCGACACAGCGGTGCAGGTGCTGCGCGTGCTGGCCTTTCAGGGCCGGCCCACCATACTGGAGCAAATCTGGCTGCCCGGCACCCCTTTCAAGGGGCTCACGCTGGAGCTGTTGACGCAAGACCAAGGCCCGATGTACGCGCTGTTCGAGCGCCAGTTTGGCCTGAGCATGGTGCGCGCCGAAGAAAAGATCAAGGCCGTGGCCGCCGACCCCGATGCCGCCGAGCGCCTGGCCGTGGCAACCGGCACGCCGCTGCTCAGCGTGGAGCGCCTGGCCTACACCTACCAAGACACCCCCATGGAGCTGCGCCGCGGCCTGTACCGCACCGAGCACCACCACTACCGCAACCAGCTCAGCTAA
- the sdhC gene encoding succinate dehydrogenase, cytochrome b556 subunit — protein MAESRTTPRPEFRNINALRDLPSYRLPAAGWVSILHRISGLLLFLLLPFIVWMFDASLSSELSFGVFASAFTAGIGFVPAWFVKLVVLALIWAFLHHLIAGLRHVYMDATHSVGKAFGKSSAVVTLVLSLGLTAALGAKLFGLY, from the coding sequence ATGGCTGAATCGCGCACCACACCGCGGCCCGAGTTTCGCAACATCAACGCCCTCCGTGATCTGCCCAGCTACCGCCTACCGGCTGCGGGCTGGGTTTCGATCCTGCACCGCATCAGCGGCCTGCTGCTGTTTTTGCTGCTGCCCTTCATCGTCTGGATGTTCGACGCCTCGCTCTCGTCCGAGCTCTCTTTTGGCGTCTTTGCCTCGGCCTTCACGGCCGGCATTGGCTTCGTGCCGGCTTGGTTCGTCAAGCTGGTCGTGCTGGCCCTAATCTGGGCCTTTTTGCACCACCTGATCGCTGGCTTGCGCCATGTGTACATGGACGCCACCCACAGCGTAGGCAAAGCCTTTGGCAAATCTTCCGCCGTCGTCACCCTGGTGCTCAGCTTGGGGCTCACGGCTGCGCTGGGTGCCAAGCTATTTGGCTTGTATTAA
- the sdhD gene encoding succinate dehydrogenase, hydrophobic membrane anchor protein, which translates to MAVNYGSRRVVSGAHYGLRDWLMQRISAALMALFTLLLLAQLLLVSGPIDYEVWSGIFAQTWMKFLTYALIVALIWHAWVGMRDIWMDYVKPAGLRLALHVFTLVWLVGCAGWAFQVLWRL; encoded by the coding sequence ATGGCAGTCAACTACGGTTCCCGGCGCGTCGTCAGCGGCGCCCACTACGGCTTGCGCGACTGGCTGATGCAGCGCATCAGCGCCGCGCTCATGGCTTTGTTCACCCTGCTGCTGCTGGCGCAACTGCTGCTGGTCAGCGGCCCCATCGACTACGAAGTCTGGTCCGGCATCTTTGCCCAAACGTGGATGAAGTTCCTGACCTACGCCCTGATCGTCGCCCTCATCTGGCACGCCTGGGTGGGCATGCGCGACATCTGGATGGATTACGTCAAACCGGCTGGCTTGCGGCTGGCCCTGCATGTGTTCACACTCGTCTGGCTGGTAGGCTGCGCCGGCTGGGCCTTCCAAGTGCTCTGGAGACTTTGA
- the sdhA gene encoding succinate dehydrogenase flavoprotein subunit — MTALTSSLPKRRFDVIIIGAGGSGMRASLQLARAGFNVAVLSKVFPTRSHTVAAQGGIGASLGNMSEDNWHYHFYDTVKGSDWLGDQDAIEFMCREAPKVVYELEHFGMPFDRNPDGTIYQRPFGGHTANYGEKPVQRACAAADRTGHAMLHTLYQQNVAARTTFFVEWMALDLVRNADGDVLGVTALEMETGDTYLLQAKTTLLATGGAGRIFAASTNAFINTGDGLGMAARAGIPLQDMEFWQFHPTGVAGAGVLLTEGCRGEGAILRNAQGERFMERYAPTLKDLAPRDFVSRCMDQEIKEGRGCGPNKDYINLDMTHLGGDTILKRLPSVFEIGHNFANVDITKEPIPVVPTIHYQMGGIPTNIHGQVVVPDAAAGGQKVVQGLYAVGECACVSVHGANRLGTNSLLDLLVFGRAAGNHIVDTLARKAEFPDLPRDAADRSLARLARLDACTEGEYAQVVADDLRATMQQHAGVFRTQASMNEGVGKVAALRQRVQAIGLKDQSKVFNTARIEALEVENLIEAAQATMTSAAARTECRGAHTVNDYERAADDAEHPLGRNDRDWMKHTLWHSADNSLSYKPVNLKPLTVASVPPKVRTF; from the coding sequence ATGACTGCCCTCACATCCTCTTTGCCCAAGCGCCGCTTTGACGTCATCATCATCGGCGCCGGCGGCTCGGGCATGCGCGCCTCGCTCCAACTGGCGCGCGCCGGCTTCAACGTGGCGGTGCTGAGCAAGGTGTTCCCCACGCGCTCGCACACCGTGGCCGCACAAGGCGGCATCGGCGCCTCGCTGGGCAATATGAGCGAAGACAACTGGCACTACCACTTCTACGACACCGTCAAGGGTTCCGACTGGCTGGGCGACCAAGACGCGATCGAGTTCATGTGCCGCGAAGCGCCCAAAGTGGTCTATGAGCTCGAGCACTTCGGCATGCCCTTCGACCGCAACCCCGACGGCACCATCTACCAGCGCCCCTTTGGCGGCCACACCGCCAACTACGGCGAAAAACCGGTGCAGCGCGCCTGCGCCGCCGCCGACCGCACCGGCCACGCCATGCTGCACACCCTGTACCAGCAAAACGTGGCCGCGCGCACCACCTTCTTCGTCGAGTGGATGGCGCTCGACTTGGTGCGCAACGCCGACGGCGACGTGCTGGGCGTGACCGCGCTCGAGATGGAAACCGGCGACACCTACCTGCTGCAAGCCAAGACCACGCTGCTGGCCACCGGCGGCGCCGGCCGCATTTTTGCCGCCTCCACCAACGCCTTCATCAACACCGGCGACGGGTTGGGCATGGCGGCGCGCGCCGGCATCCCGCTGCAAGACATGGAGTTCTGGCAGTTCCACCCCACCGGCGTGGCCGGCGCCGGCGTGCTGCTCACCGAAGGCTGCCGTGGCGAAGGCGCGATTTTGCGCAATGCCCAAGGCGAGCGCTTCATGGAGCGCTACGCGCCCACGCTCAAAGACTTGGCCCCGCGCGACTTCGTCAGCCGTTGCATGGACCAAGAAATCAAAGAAGGCCGGGGCTGCGGCCCGAACAAAGACTACATCAACCTCGACATGACGCACTTGGGTGGCGACACCATCCTCAAGCGCCTGCCCTCGGTGTTCGAGATCGGCCACAACTTTGCCAACGTGGACATCACCAAAGAGCCCATTCCCGTGGTGCCCACGATCCACTACCAGATGGGCGGCATCCCGACCAACATCCACGGCCAAGTGGTGGTGCCCGACGCCGCTGCCGGCGGCCAAAAAGTGGTGCAAGGGCTGTACGCCGTGGGCGAATGCGCCTGCGTCTCGGTGCACGGCGCCAACCGGCTGGGCACCAACTCGCTGCTGGACCTGCTGGTGTTTGGCCGCGCCGCTGGCAACCACATCGTTGACACCCTCGCCCGCAAAGCCGAATTCCCGGATCTGCCGCGCGACGCCGCCGACCGGTCGCTGGCCCGCTTGGCCCGGCTCGACGCCTGCACCGAGGGCGAATACGCCCAAGTGGTGGCCGACGACCTGCGCGCCACCATGCAACAGCACGCCGGGGTGTTCCGCACCCAAGCCAGCATGAACGAGGGCGTGGGCAAAGTCGCCGCCTTGCGCCAGCGCGTGCAAGCCATCGGCCTCAAAGACCAGTCCAAGGTCTTCAACACCGCGCGCATCGAGGCGCTGGAAGTCGAAAACCTGATCGAAGCCGCGCAAGCCACCATGACTTCGGCCGCCGCGCGCACCGAGTGCCGTGGCGCCCACACCGTGAACGACTACGAGCGCGCCGCCGACGACGCCGAGCACCCGCTGGGCCGCAACGACCGCGACTGGATGAAGCACACCCTGTGGCACAGCGCCGACAACTCGCTCAGCTACAAGCCGGTCAACCTCAAGCCACTCACGGTGGCTTCGGTTCCGCCCAAAGTCCGCACCTTCTAA
- a CDS encoding succinate dehydrogenase iron-sulfur subunit → MALRTFKIYRYDPERDAKPYMQTLQVELTGHERMLLDALMKLKVVDPTLSFRRSCREGVCGSDGMNINGKNGLACLTNMNTLKGEIVLKPLPGLPVVRDLIVDMTQFFQQYHSIKPYLINTSQPPETERLQSPEEREELNGLYECILCASCSTACPSFWWNPDKFVGPAGLLQAYRFLADSRDQATAERLDNLEDPYRLFRCHTIMNCVDVCPKSLNPTQAIGKIKEMMVRRAI, encoded by the coding sequence ATGGCCCTACGCACCTTCAAAATCTACCGCTACGACCCCGAGCGCGATGCCAAGCCCTACATGCAGACCCTGCAAGTGGAACTGACCGGGCACGAGCGCATGCTGCTCGACGCGCTAATGAAGCTCAAGGTGGTCGATCCCACGCTCTCGTTTCGGCGCTCCTGCCGCGAGGGCGTGTGCGGCTCCGACGGCATGAACATCAACGGCAAGAACGGCCTGGCCTGCCTGACCAACATGAACACGCTCAAGGGCGAGATCGTGCTCAAGCCGCTGCCCGGACTGCCGGTGGTGCGCGACCTGATCGTCGATATGACGCAGTTTTTCCAGCAGTACCACAGCATCAAGCCGTATCTGATCAACACCAGCCAGCCGCCGGAAACCGAGCGCCTGCAGTCGCCCGAGGAGCGCGAAGAGCTCAACGGCCTGTACGAGTGCATTTTGTGTGCGAGCTGCTCCACGGCCTGCCCGAGCTTTTGGTGGAACCCGGACAAATTCGTCGGCCCGGCCGGGCTGCTGCAAGCCTACCGCTTCTTGGCCGATAGCCGCGACCAGGCCACCGCCGAGCGGCTCGACAACCTCGAAGACCCGTACCGGCTGTTTCGCTGCCATACCATCATGAACTGCGTCGATGTCTGCCCCAAGAGCCTGAACCCGACCCAAGCCATCGGCAAGATCAAGGAGATGATGGTGCGGCGCGCCATCTGA
- a CDS encoding succinate dehydrogenase assembly factor 2 → MPAPTLADANPIDERALSKLRWRCRRGLLENDLLLERFFLRMGISISERQARAMHTLMDLSDPDLLDLLLSRKAPGPEQSSAEVLELLQQLRPVVQQPTPADLPKF, encoded by the coding sequence ATGCCAGCCCCCACGCTTGCCGACGCCAACCCGATAGACGAGCGTGCGCTCAGCAAGCTGCGCTGGCGTTGCAGGCGCGGCTTGCTGGAAAACGATCTGCTGCTGGAGCGTTTTTTTCTGCGCATGGGCATCTCCATCAGCGAGCGCCAAGCGCGCGCCATGCACACCCTGATGGACTTGTCCGACCCCGACCTGCTCGATTTGCTGCTTTCGCGCAAAGCTCCCGGCCCCGAGCAAAGCAGCGCCGAGGTGCTCGAACTGCTGCAGCAGTTGCGCCCCGTGGTGCAGCAGCCCACCCCAGCCGATCTGCCCAAGTTTTAG
- a CDS encoding citrate synthase encodes MKLADHKATLSFSNGAPSMELPVYAGTIGPDVIDIRKLYGQTGMFTYDPGFLSTASCQSAITYIDGDKGELLYRGYPIEQIATQCDYLDTCYLLLNGDLPNEGERNDFHKLILNHTMVNEQMQFFLRGFRRDAHPMAVLTGLIGALSAFYHDSTDINNPEHRRIAAIRLIAKMPTLVSMAYKYGVGQPYMYPRNELSYAGNFLRMMFGTPCEDYVVNPVLERALDRIFILHADHEQNASTSTVRLCGSSGTNPFAAIAAGVACLWGPAHGGANEACLNMLEDIQASGGIAKVGEFMNQVKDKNSGVKLMGFGHRVYKNYDPRAKMMQETCNEVLSELGLENDPLFKLAKELEKIALEDDYFVQRKLYPNVDFYSGIVQRAIGIPVNLFTGIFALARTVGWIAQLNEMIGDPEYKIGRPRQLFTGSPRRDVPTLIKR; translated from the coding sequence ATGAAACTCGCTGACCACAAAGCCACCCTGTCCTTCAGCAACGGGGCTCCGAGCATGGAGCTGCCGGTCTATGCCGGCACCATCGGCCCAGACGTGATCGACATCCGCAAGCTCTATGGCCAGACCGGGATGTTCACCTACGACCCCGGCTTTCTCTCGACCGCCTCGTGCCAGTCGGCCATCACCTACATCGACGGCGACAAGGGCGAGCTGCTCTACCGCGGCTACCCGATCGAGCAAATCGCCACCCAGTGCGACTACCTCGACACCTGCTACCTGCTGCTCAACGGCGATCTGCCCAACGAAGGCGAGCGCAACGACTTTCACAAGCTCATCCTGAACCACACCATGGTCAATGAGCAGATGCAGTTCTTCCTGCGCGGCTTTAGGCGCGACGCGCACCCGATGGCCGTGCTCACCGGCCTGATCGGCGCCCTGTCGGCCTTCTACCACGACAGCACCGACATCAACAACCCCGAACACCGCCGCATCGCCGCCATCCGCCTGATCGCCAAAATGCCGACGCTGGTCTCCATGGCCTACAAATACGGCGTCGGGCAGCCCTATATGTACCCGCGCAACGAGCTCTCCTACGCCGGCAACTTCCTGCGCATGATGTTTGGCACCCCGTGCGAAGACTACGTGGTCAACCCGGTGCTCGAGCGCGCCCTAGATCGCATCTTCATCCTGCACGCCGACCACGAGCAAAACGCCTCCACCTCCACCGTGCGCCTGTGCGGCAGCTCGGGCACCAACCCCTTTGCCGCCATCGCCGCCGGTGTGGCCTGTTTGTGGGGCCCGGCCCACGGCGGTGCCAACGAGGCCTGCCTGAACATGCTCGAAGACATCCAAGCCAGCGGCGGCATTGCCAAAGTGGGCGAGTTCATGAACCAGGTCAAGGACAAAAACTCGGGCGTCAAGCTGATGGGTTTTGGCCACCGCGTTTACAAAAACTACGACCCGCGCGCCAAAATGATGCAAGAAACCTGCAACGAGGTGCTCAGCGAGCTCGGGCTGGAAAACGACCCACTGTTCAAGCTGGCCAAAGAGCTGGAAAAAATCGCCCTCGAAGACGACTACTTCGTGCAGCGCAAGCTCTACCCCAACGTTGATTTCTACTCCGGCATCGTGCAGCGCGCCATCGGCATTCCGGTCAATCTGTTCACCGGCATCTTCGCGCTGGCGCGCACCGTGGGCTGGATTGCCCAGCTCAACGAGATGATCGGCGACCCGGAGTATAAAATCGGCCGTCCGCGTCAGTTGTTCACCGGTTCACCCCGGCGCGACGTGCCGACGCTGATCAAGCGCTGA
- the leuC gene encoding 3-isopropylmalate dehydratase large subunit — protein sequence MGRTLYDKIWDEHVVHTEPDGTAVLYIDRHLVHEVTSPQAYEGLRVAGRKVWRVSSVVATADHNTPTTGWELGYEGIADPISKEQITTLNTNIAEFGAAAFFPFMHPRQGIVHVVGPENGATLPGMTVVCGDSHTSTHGAFGALAHGIGTSEVEHVLATQTLLAKKAKNLLIRVEGQLPRGCGAKDIVLAIIGRIGTAGGTGCTIEFGGSAIRALSIEGRMTVCNMAIEAGARAGLVAVDEKTLAYLKGRPLAPSGLEWEQAAAYWRTLQSDPDAVFDSVVELDAAQIAPQVTWGTSPEMVLPITGSVPDPDQIKDPGQRDAVERALSYMGLQPGQRLVDLSVDKVFIGSCTNSRIEDLREAAALVQKLGQKVARNVRLALVVPGSGQVKAQAEREGLHEIFRAAGFEWREPGCSMCLAMNADRLEPGERCASTSNRNFEGRQGAGGRTHLLSPAMAAAAAIAGHFVDVRPYA from the coding sequence ATGGGACGCACGCTCTACGACAAAATCTGGGACGAGCACGTCGTCCACACCGAGCCCGACGGCACCGCCGTGCTCTACATCGACCGGCACCTGGTGCACGAAGTCACCAGCCCGCAGGCCTACGAGGGGCTGCGCGTGGCCGGGCGCAAGGTCTGGCGCGTGAGCTCAGTCGTGGCCACCGCCGACCACAACACCCCCACCACCGGCTGGGAACTGGGCTACGAGGGCATTGCCGACCCGATCAGCAAAGAGCAGATCACCACGCTCAACACCAACATCGCCGAATTCGGCGCGGCGGCGTTCTTCCCCTTCATGCACCCACGCCAGGGCATCGTGCACGTGGTGGGGCCAGAAAACGGCGCCACCCTGCCCGGCATGACCGTGGTCTGTGGCGACTCGCACACCTCCACCCACGGTGCCTTTGGCGCGCTGGCGCACGGCATCGGCACCAGCGAAGTCGAGCACGTGCTGGCCACGCAGACGCTGCTGGCCAAAAAGGCCAAGAACCTGCTCATCCGCGTCGAGGGCCAACTGCCCCGGGGCTGCGGCGCCAAAGACATCGTGCTGGCCATCATCGGCCGCATCGGCACTGCGGGTGGCACCGGCTGCACGATCGAGTTTGGCGGCAGCGCCATCCGCGCCCTGTCGATCGAAGGGCGCATGACGGTCTGCAACATGGCGATCGAGGCCGGGGCGCGCGCCGGCCTGGTGGCGGTGGATGAGAAAACCCTCGCCTACCTAAAAGGGCGCCCGCTGGCCCCCAGCGGCTTGGAGTGGGAGCAGGCCGCGGCCTACTGGCGCACCCTGCAGTCCGACCCGGACGCCGTTTTCGACTCCGTGGTCGAGCTCGACGCGGCCCAGATCGCGCCCCAAGTCACCTGGGGCACCTCGCCCGAAATGGTGCTGCCCATCACCGGCAGCGTGCCCGACCCAGACCAGATCAAAGACCCCGGCCAGCGCGACGCCGTGGAACGCGCGCTCAGCTACATGGGCTTGCAACCAGGCCAGCGCTTGGTCGACCTGAGTGTGGACAAGGTGTTCATCGGCTCATGCACCAACAGCCGCATCGAAGACCTGCGCGAAGCCGCCGCACTGGTGCAAAAGCTCGGCCAGAAGGTGGCGCGCAACGTGCGCCTGGCGCTGGTGGTGCCCGGCTCCGGCCAAGTCAAGGCGCAAGCCGAGCGCGAGGGGCTGCACGAGATTTTTCGCGCGGCGGGCTTCGAGTGGCGCGAGCCCGGCTGCAGCATGTGCCTGGCCATGAACGCCGACCGCCTAGAGCCCGGCGAGCGCTGCGCCAGCACCAGCAACCGCAACTTTGAAGGCCGCCAAGGGGCCGGAGGCCGCACCCACCTGCTCAGCCCGGCCATGGCGGCGGCGGCGGCCATCGCTGGGCACTTCGTCGATGTGCGCCCCTACGCCTAA
- a CDS encoding entericidin A/B family lipoprotein: MKPILTLLLLAAGLALSGCGTIAGIGQDVQRGGQIIQDAAR, encoded by the coding sequence ATGAAACCCATTCTCACTTTGTTGCTGCTGGCCGCCGGCCTGGCCTTGAGCGGCTGCGGGACCATCGCCGGCATCGGCCAAGACGTGCAACGCGGCGGCCAGATCATCCAAGACGCCGCCCGCTGA
- the leuD gene encoding 3-isopropylmalate dehydratase small subunit: MQALTIHQGLVAPIDRENVDTDAIIPKQFLKSIRKTGFGPNLFDEWRYLDVGQPGQDPASRRPNPDFVLNQPRYAGASILLARKNFGCGSSREHAPWAIEQYGFRALIAPSFADIFFNNCFKNGLLPIVLPEATVASLFDAVHAFAGYRLTIDLPRQCIVLPQGEEIAFEVNPFRKHCLLNGLDDIGLTLRHADTIRTFEVQRLAAKPWLARTWLG; the protein is encoded by the coding sequence ATGCAAGCCCTCACCATACACCAGGGCCTGGTGGCCCCGATCGACCGCGAAAACGTCGATACCGACGCCATCATCCCCAAGCAGTTCCTCAAATCCATCCGCAAGACCGGCTTTGGCCCGAATCTGTTCGACGAGTGGCGCTACCTCGACGTCGGCCAGCCGGGGCAAGACCCGGCCAGCCGGCGCCCCAACCCCGACTTCGTGCTGAACCAGCCGCGCTACGCCGGGGCGTCGATTTTGCTGGCGCGCAAAAACTTTGGCTGTGGCTCCAGCCGCGAGCACGCGCCCTGGGCGATCGAGCAGTACGGTTTTCGGGCCCTGATCGCGCCCAGCTTTGCCGACATCTTCTTCAACAACTGCTTCAAAAACGGTCTGCTGCCGATCGTGCTGCCCGAAGCCACCGTGGCCAGTTTGTTCGACGCCGTGCACGCCTTTGCCGGCTACCGCCTGACCATCGACCTGCCGCGCCAGTGCATCGTGCTGCCGCAAGGCGAAGAGATCGCCTTCGAGGTCAACCCCTTTCGCAAGCACTGTCTGCTCAACGGCCTAGACGACATCGGCCTGACGCTGCGCCACGCCGACACCATCCGCACCTTCGAGGTCCAGCGCTTGGCGGCCAAACCGTGGCTGGCGCGCACTTGGCTGGGCTGA